AGAATCTTATCCCTATCGCTGCTCCGAATGAGAAGGATATTTCCGGGATAACGTCTAATCCGGGTGCTACCTCCAAAAAGATATCAGCAGGGAATGTTTCAAACATATGATAAATACCTAAAGGAATTCTTCCAGCAACCCTTACTTTATCTTTAGCTGCTTCTCGGTAGCGGATATTGCCACCGATACCCCAAAACCATGGTAGTTTGGTTTCTCCTAAATCAATAGTACTATGCCAGAGGTGATTAACATGCACATAGAAATGCTCTTTGTCGGCAAATGAATAAGCTAAAGCAGCATCAAAAGCAGTAGTTTCACTCGTCCACATCTTAAAAGAAATGCCAGTAGGTTCACCAAGAATTATACCAATACCGGATTTAGACAGTAGAAGCACTGGTAATATCAGGATTACCAATAGAATCATACTTCGTTTCATAATTACACTCCTTTATAGAATATATGTTTTAAATTAGTAGATATGCATGAAAAGTCAAGTAGTTTTAATAATATTGGTTTTGTTAAGTTATCGCAAGGATATTATTGACAGATAAAACTTGACATAAGATAGAAGTACTTTTGAAAATGATCAAAATAAATGACTTCTTGAGGAGAGATAATGAACCCAATTGTAACTATCTTCCCGATATTATTCATAATAGTTCTTGTTTTTATTCTCTTAAGGTTCCTGATATTGGGAAGAGTGGCTAAGAAAGAATATAAGAGGATGCAGACTCTTTTTGGTAGTTCTAAAGATAAATTAACTCAAGAAGATCTGATTCTCGAAATGGCTAAGAGTTATGAAGCTGCAGAAAATAAAGAAAAAGCGATTGAACATTACGAACTTTATCTCTTCAAGAAAAGGTCTTCTGATCCCGAAATACTCTACAAAATCGGTAAACTCTATGGTATAGATAATATCAATAAAGCTAAAGAATATTGGGAAAAAGCTTCTCAAGCCGGTCATCAAGAGGCAACAGAATTGTTAAACACAGTTAATCAATCTGAAAAATCACTTAGCTAGAGCTTCATTGTTTTTTTAGATTACCTATAGTCACCCTACGAGTCGGCTAGGGCCGACTCGTAGGGTGACTATTGATTCAGCAGAAGATAATGTCAATAATTCAGTGTGTGTTTTACGTTAGTATTTTTGGACACGAAAAAACTATAACTTATTGCAGTAAATCATGTTGGGCATAGAAACATAAAAGAAGAATGTTCAAATGATCATCTAAGTTGAACTCCTTGGGCTATCAATTCTGCTCTTAGTTTTTTGATGGCAACTTCCTTGGATTTGGCTTCAATTTCAATAGTTAAATCGAGTGTTTTCCAGTAGTCGGGGAAGTCGTTGATGTCTATAAAGTCGTGATGAAATTGCGGATTTGGTTTATTCCAACCATCTCGAGGACTTGATAAATGAAAAAGCGGTTCTCTATTCCATGTTTGAATGGCCAGATCGGTTGCTTTTTCCACAGACAGTTTATCTGGTAAACAGCGGTGATGATGAACATCATAGACAAGAGGAATAGCAAGTGCTTTACAGACTGGGATAAGATCTTCTGGTGTATAACTACGATCATCATTTTCCAGAGTAAGTCTGGTGAGTAGCTTTTCCGGCAATTTTTCTATTTCCTTAGATAAGCGCCCAAGAGTTTCTTTTTTCTTTCCATAAACACCACCACCATGAACATTGATGACATCGGCTCCGATGAATTCGGCTATTTCTGCTTGGTATGCTAGTTCAGCCAATGATGATTGCAGAACATTCGGATGTGGAGTTGATAAGACAATGAATTGGTCGGGGTGAAAAGATGTACGAATATTCTTTTTTTTATTGAAATTACGACATTCTCTGTAATATTTTAATATCTCATCGACTTGCGGCAGGTCATGTAGTTTATAACCAACATCGGGATGAGTTCTTAGAGGGTTGATCTGGCTGAGAATCCTAAAATCGCCAATACCGTTATTTGCGCAGTATTGTAGCGCAATTTTCAAAGTTTTAGCATTATGGAGACAAAGCTCACCTAAAATTCGCAGATGTTCTTGTTGCTCGTAACTATTCAGTCTTTTGGCAGTCGTAACATGGAACTTGATAGGTTCTTCTTTAAAGATACAACAAAGACCGAGTCGGATCATTTAAGAAGATTTCGCTCTCTTATAAGTTCTGCCGTTATACTGACAGCAATTTCCCAGGGAGTTTGGGAACCGATTGTAAGTCCAACAGGAGCATGCACTTTTTGTAGATCTTCTTGTGAAAAACCTTGAGCTCTTAACTTATCGAATGTTTCGGCAACTTTCTTTTCACTACCGATCATGCCGAGATAAAAAAATGGCTTTCTCAAACAATATTCGAGTACCTGTTTATCATGAACATGACCGTATGTCATGATGACAATAAAGCAATTTTTATCGAATTTGATCGCTTTTTCGATGTCATTGTAGTCATTATAGATAAGAGTACAGCTATCATGATACTCTTCTTTGATCAGCAAATCTTGACGGTTATCGATAAGAGTGACTTGGAAGTTAACTCTGGAAGCTAGTTGAGCTAACGCTTTACCACAATGACCTGCACCAATTACATAGAGTTTATGGGCAAAAAAAAGGGGTTCAACAAATACGTCAACTCTGCCACCACAGATCATGCTGGTTGAAATAGTATTCTCGTCAATTGGCAGTCCTTGTTCATCGAGATTGAATTTCCAAAGAACCGGTGTTGATGGTTGTTGTTCACGGATCATGTTAATAACCCTGTATTCAAGGTTACCACCACCGAGATTACCCAAAGGGTTTCCTGTTAAAGGAATTGCTATATGCATACCTGGTTTGGCTGGTGTAGATCCATCAGTTTGAACAACTATTGCTTGCCAGAGTGATTCACTTTGTTCCAATAATTGTTTGAGTTTTTGGTAATAATCGAGAAAATCAAACATCTTGAAGTATATCCTCATAGTGATTGATGTTCTGAATCACAGCAGAGTCGGGTACTTCAACGTCAATTCTCTCAAAAGCAGAATCGGCAATAACTTGTCTTAAGCCACCTGATAGATTACTGTCCGGTATAATTAGATCAACCGGGATAACAATTGGATGACCTCGTTGCTCATTATATAACGGATTGACAATCTTATCGGGGTTCCGGTAAAAGGTAGTTAAGAGAGTCATAACAGTTTTTTTGCTAATCAAAGGATGGTCAACAGGCCATATTAACCAACCAAGAGCATTCCAGCCATCGTTGTGAGCCAACTTAATCCCGAGTTTTATTGAGTCCAGCATATCAACGGTTTCGACATCTCTGACGATCTTTACTCCAGCTATAGGAGTTTGCGATAAAGTATCAAGAATTTGTTTGATAAAGGTTTTGTCTCCGATGGACGCATCAACTTTAGGTTCTCCATATCTTTCTCCCTTGCCTGCTGCAGGAATGATTGCATATATCTGCTTGAAAGACAATATTGAACTCTTCATTTACAAGATCACTTACTTATATGCTTGCGACTATTTTATTGAATTCGACTATCAATTGTTCAATTCTTTCCACATCATCCTCATATATTTCAGTCCAGTACTCCTCAGACCATTGAGCATTTAGCTCATCGAGTTCCATACCTTGTTGTTCGATCCAAGTATAGTACTTAAGGTTATGGATTCGCTTCTTATCCCAGTAACTCAATTCTAAAAGATTATCATAAACCTGACTCTTCAGACATCCTTCGAAATCAATATTAGCTTGTAGTTTCGAGTAATCTCCTTTTTGGTTCTGTTGTTCGAGAAGACGTGATTGATATAATTCTGCCGAATCGGTGAACATAGTGAAGATGACATCATTATTATCCAGCTCAAAGTATTTAGCCAACTTAATGGTTGCCAGTAAGTTACAGATAGAAGAGATGCCGAGTAGAGATAGTCTGTAAATAGTTTTCTGAGAAACACCTTGATCAAGAAGACATAATCTTCCCTCATCTTCATTGAACAATCTGAGCAATCTCATACAGTCTTCATCTTTTATAGCTGCTACCAGATCAGTGCTTCGCACATTATGTACCCAAGGAACATGTTTATCTCCTATCCCTTCGATCCGATGTCCCCCGAAACCGTTATATAGTAGTGTCGGGCATTCCCATGCTTCAACGGCAACGGTTTTTAGAAGAGGATGGATCTTCTTTAAATAATCGGCAGCAGCAATTGTACCGGCAGAGCCAGTAGAGGAAACGAAGGCAGTCAGACGGGACTTATCATTGGCAATACTTTGGAAAACTTCTTGAACGGCAGGTGCTGTCACGTGATAATGGAAGTAGGGGTTACCAAACTCAGAAAATTGGTTAAAGATCATGTTTTGCGGATCTTTTCTCAATTCATGGCATTTATCGTATATTTCTTTAACATTAGATTCACACCCGGGAGTAGCAATAACTTGGGCTCCGATTTCATGTAGCCAGTCAAAGCGTTCTTGAGACATTTCTTCGGGTAAAATAGCAATGGAATCACAGGCGAGTAATGCACAGTCAAACGCACCCCCACGGCAGTAATTACCAGTTGATGGCCAGACTGCCTTGTGATAAGTAGGGTCGAATTCTCCACTGATCATTCTCGGTACAAGACAACCAAAAGCTGCACCGACTTTATGGGAACCGGTAGGAAAATATTTCCCCACTAAACCGATAATGCGAGCTTTGACTCCACTCAATTCAGAAGGGATCTCTAAATAATTGGCAGCACCAAAAAGTCCCGTTTGAGTATTATTTTTCCAAGTGATACGGAAAAGATTAAGCGGATCAACGTCCCAAAGTCCTATATTAGCCAACTTATTCTTGATATCAGCTGGAATCGTCTCGGGATCTCTCAGTTGGGTAAAAGTAGGGATAATTATATTTCTCTCTTTACAGCGTTGGGCTGTCTTAAGTCGAATTTCTTCATTCAGTTTAGGTAAAATTTTAGACATTAATATTACTCCCGTAATTAGTGTTTTAATATTGATGACAACCTTGAGCAGGGGTCATTAATTTTTGTTAAAAGGATCATTGCAGCTATGACGAACGGCTTGAAGCCGGCTTCTTGATAGGTATGATATCGATATCGATCGAATACAGAGGCGGCAACCTCTCCTCTTTCACAACTAACACCGCTGATATCTGCCGGTAGGCAATGTGCATAGAGGGCGTTACCGTACTTGGTTAGCTTCATCATTTCTTCAGTACATTCCCAGCCCTTATACATTGCATTATTTGCCAGACAACTTTTCTCTAACTCTCTCAAACCGTCCATATCTTTAATTTGCAGCAGCTTAGTTCTCTGCTGCATGACCGACATAGGAGCCCATGATTTAGGGTAGACAATATCAGCATTTTCAAAGGCATCTTCCATGCTATGACTAATGCGGAAAGAACCTGAGGACTCTTGAGCGAATCCTTGTGCCGCTTGTATTGTATCCGGCAGAAGATCATATCCTTCGGGATAGGCCAGGACAACCTCCATGCCAAAACGGGTCATTAAAGTGATGACTCCTTGTGGTACCGAAAGTGGTTTGCCATAACTTGGTGAATAAGCCCAACTCATGGCTATCTTTTTACCGGCTAATTTATCCAGACCACCAAAGTAGTCTTTTAATTTCAGTAAATCAGAGAGCGATTGTGTAGGATGATCAAGATCACATTGCAGATTGATAATAGAAGGTCTTTGGGCTAATATTCCTGCCTTAAAACCATCTTCCACTGCCTCTGCTACTTCTTTCATATAGGTATGACCATAACCCAAGAACATGTCATCTCTGATGCCAATCGTTTCAGTCATAAAAGAGATCATATTGGCAGTTTCTCGCACAGTTTCACCATGAGCAACTTGCGATTTGACTTCGTCGAGCTCTGATAAGGCAAGTCCAAGCGAATTGACAGCAGACGCAAAGCTAAATCTGGTGCGGGTTGATTGATCACGAAAGATAGAGATTGCTAAACCATAATCAAAAACCTTAAACGGCTTCTTAATTCTATGTAGAGCTTGCAGGATTTCTGCGACAGTCATGACTGCAATTAAATCATCTCTGCTTTTTTGCCAGGTAAGGAGAAAATCTTTATTATATAGATCAAAGTTTAAATCCTTTAGTTTTTCCAGTAAAAGCTCGGGATTCTTAGGTAGATCTTGTTCCATTTTTACCTCTTTATCATTTTGACATTATGCACTTAACTGTTTATTTTGACCTTGAATAACTTTTAGCTGCTAACATTACTGCATCGATGATCTGTTGATAACCGGTACAGCGACAGATATTGGCTGCTAAAGCCTTTCTGATGTTATCTCTGTTAATTTTCTTATTATGCAAAAGGAAAGCATGGGCAGTCAATATCATCCCCGGAGTACAAAAACCGCACTGGATGGCTCCGGCATCAATAAATGCCTGCTGTAAAGGGTGAAGCGAACCATCCGGATAAGCTAATCCTTCAATTGTTAATATTTCTTTATCGATGATTTTTTCAACCTTTGTAATACAAGACCTGACAGGTTGCCTGTTGAGTAAGACAGTACAAGTACCACACACTCCAATACCACAGCCGTTTTTAGTTCCCGTCAGATCGAGATCTTCTCTTAACCAATCTATTAATTTTCGCTGTAGATCTTGCTTTTTCAGGCGAATTTTTTTACCGTTAACGGTTGTATAATTTATTTTCATCTCTTTATTCCTCAACACAGATAATAACGCTAACTCCTTAACTTCAGCGGTTGTTTAGTGAATCTCTTCCCGGTGGCTGCATAGAGAGCGTTAGCAATAGCAGGAGCCATTAATTCGTTAGTCGGTTCTCCTATCCCCTTTGCTCCGGAAGGTGAGAGTGGGTCTCTATTTTCAATAATGATAGCTGTCATTTCAGGCATATCAATGCTTCTGGGAACCCTGTATTGATTAAAATTAGCAGGGTACTGATTATCTTTGAGTGTCTTCCATTCCTCGAATAGTCCATAACCGGCCCCCATAGTCATTCCGCCGTAAAATTGTCCCTTTAAAAGATGAATATCAACAGCTTTGCCAATATCGTGAGCAGCTACCATATTGAGGAGAATAATCTTGTTGGATGCGGGAATTACCTTCAATTCTACTGCCTGACAACCATATACCCAAGTGAAGTAAGCATTACCTTGTCCTGTTTTCTCGTTCCAAGAGACGCTAGGTCCCTGAAACTGGCCAAAGCTGTAGGGATATTCCTGACGATTGAACATGATCTTGATTGCTTCATCGAAACTGATCTTTTTCTTTTTATCTTTACTAATAAGGGTTTCATTTTTGAATATTATGTCTTGTGGAGAAGAGCTAAGGTCGGAAGCCAGAACTTTAGCCATTTTGGCTTTCAAGTTTTTGGCAGCTAAAACTACAGCACCTCCACCCATTAATGTTCCACGTGATGCTACTGTAGTTCCACCATCGGGAATATTTGATGTAGAAGGTTGCCGGTAACGGATCCGTTTGATATCAATACCTAATTCTTCCGCTAAAATTCTCATCATTGTGGTCTCGGCACCTTGCCCATTTTCATGAACAGCGGTTTCCAGAAGTACCGAGCCATCATTTTGAATATTGATGATAGCACTGTTAAAATCTATCCCTTCAGCACCGAGACTCATCCCCCGATAACTCATAGCTAAACCGATGCCATACCATTCTTTCTGGTTTTTATTACCGAAGCTGCATTTTTTTCTTTTCTTGTGATAATCTATTTCCGCTATAACTCTGTCTAAGACCTCTTCTAAACTTACCTTATGGGTATCTAACCTCTGTCCTGTAATTGTTTCGGAACCTTGTCTAAGCATATTTATACGACGCATCTCAATTTCCGAAATACCTAACCTTTCGGCTGCTATTTCAATCAGTTGTTCACTGGAGAAACAAACCTGAGGAGAGCCAAAACCGCGCATAGCTCCACAAAAGATATTATTGGTATATACTCCGTAAGTATCACATTTGACATGAGGAACGAAATAGGGGCCACAACATTGGACAGTAGAGCGCCATGTCACCCAAGGTGTTACAGAGCAATATGCTCCACCGTCGGCAATAAGACGGCATTCTACAAAGCTAATTTTACCATTTTTTTTCAAGCCCATACGATACTGCATTTTGTAGGGATGGCGCTTATAACTCTCGCGAAAAGACCATTCACGGTCATAAGTTATCTTGACCGGTCTGCCGGTAATCTTAGCAACTAAAGCAGCTCGGGCACAATTGATGGCAGCAAGATCATCTTTGCCGCCAAAACCACCACCCATCGGGACAGACCTAACTTCTACTTCTGAGAGTGAGACACCAAGTGTAGATGCCACAAAACGACGAGTGCTGAAGGGGTGCTGCATACTGCCATATACTTCCATTACACCGTCTGAACGTAACCAACAAAGAGCTGTTTCAGGTTCCAAATAGCTGTGTTCTATTCTACTCGTTTCAAAGTCTTGCTCGATAATTAGATCACTATCTTTTTCACCTTTGGAAAGATCACCCCTCCGAATACAATGATGATTTACAATGTTATTGCCAAACTCTTCATGAACCAGTACGGATTTTGGATCTAATGCCTTTTCCGGATCAAAGACAGGGGGTAGCTTTTTCGTTCTAACTTTGACAAATGGAACAGCAGCTTTTGCCTGCTCTCGTGTTTTAGCAATAATCACAGCTACAACATCACCTGTGGAGCAGATTTTATCTTTAACTAATATCGGGTAATCGCGAATGATCTGACCATATTTGATCTCACCGGGAATATCGTCTGCAGTTATAACAGCAACAACACCAGATTTTGTGCTGGCTTCTGAAGTATTGATACTGATTATCTTACCATGAATCTCGTTTGTATAAACGGGTACACCGTGCAGCATACCATTCATTTTCATGTCATCAGTGTATTTAGCTGATCCCGTGACCTTAGCATAGGCATCATTTCTCCACGCTTTTGCATCCTGACGGTTATCTTTTATACTATTCATAGCAGATCCTTCTTGTTACTAAGAATTATATTGTATTGGCTTGCGTCAAGAATAAAGATGTTCGTCTAATTGAATGTTTTTGGTAAGATTCATTGAGATGAAAGTGACTATTTTCGGTGGTTAAACGTGAATCTCAAGAATGCGTTGTAAATATTTGCAGGGATTTTTTGCTTTACTTATATACCCTTTTTATATATATTGATAGTAGATAGAAGAGGTGCTTATGAAATACTTTTTTTTAATACTGATCCTGACTCTCTTGATTTATACGTTAATAGCTGAATCAACCGAGTATTTTCAGGGTGAATTGATCGTGCAGATCAAGGGTGATTTTCGCAACACAACGACTATTGAAGCAGATTTACAGAGATTAGAAGCAGATTTTTCAAACTATGGGTTGCGAGTCGAAAGAGTTTTATCGCGAAGATTAAGGATCTATCTAATATCTTTCAACGATGAAAGTATTACTACAGGTGAATTCTTGCAGACACTTAAACAATATCCCCTGATTGAAGAAGCTCAATTCAATCATAAAGTATCACTACGTGCTACACCCAATGATCCCTTATTCAATCAACAATGGGCATTGTTAAACACCGGTCAGAGCGGAGGAGTACCCGGAGCTGATATAGATGCGACACTGGCATGGGATATAACAACAGGTGGGAT
This Candidatus Cloacimonadota bacterium DNA region includes the following protein-coding sequences:
- the uvsE gene encoding UV DNA damage repair endonuclease UvsE, which translates into the protein MIRLGLCCIFKEEPIKFHVTTAKRLNSYEQQEHLRILGELCLHNAKTLKIALQYCANNGIGDFRILSQINPLRTHPDVGYKLHDLPQVDEILKYYRECRNFNKKKNIRTSFHPDQFIVLSTPHPNVLQSSLAELAYQAEIAEFIGADVINVHGGGVYGKKKETLGRLSKEIEKLPEKLLTRLTLENDDRSYTPEDLIPVCKALAIPLVYDVHHHRCLPDKLSVEKATDLAIQTWNREPLFHLSSPRDGWNKPNPQFHHDFIDINDFPDYWKTLDLTIEIEAKSKEVAIKKLRAELIAQGVQLR
- a CDS encoding XdhC family protein; its protein translation is MFDFLDYYQKLKQLLEQSESLWQAIVVQTDGSTPAKPGMHIAIPLTGNPLGNLGGGNLEYRVINMIREQQPSTPVLWKFNLDEQGLPIDENTISTSMICGGRVDVFVEPLFFAHKLYVIGAGHCGKALAQLASRVNFQVTLIDNRQDLLIKEEYHDSCTLIYNDYNDIEKAIKFDKNCFIVIMTYGHVHDKQVLEYCLRKPFFYLGMIGSEKKVAETFDKLRAQGFSQEDLQKVHAPVGLTIGSQTPWEIAVSITAELIRERNLLK
- a CDS encoding NTP transferase domain-containing protein, with product MKSSILSFKQIYAIIPAAGKGERYGEPKVDASIGDKTFIKQILDTLSQTPIAGVKIVRDVETVDMLDSIKLGIKLAHNDGWNALGWLIWPVDHPLISKKTVMTLLTTFYRNPDKIVNPLYNEQRGHPIVIPVDLIIPDSNLSGGLRQVIADSAFERIDVEVPDSAVIQNINHYEDILQDV
- a CDS encoding pyridoxal-phosphate dependent enzyme — translated: MSKILPKLNEEIRLKTAQRCKERNIIIPTFTQLRDPETIPADIKNKLANIGLWDVDPLNLFRITWKNNTQTGLFGAANYLEIPSELSGVKARIIGLVGKYFPTGSHKVGAAFGCLVPRMISGEFDPTYHKAVWPSTGNYCRGGAFDCALLACDSIAILPEEMSQERFDWLHEIGAQVIATPGCESNVKEIYDKCHELRKDPQNMIFNQFSEFGNPYFHYHVTAPAVQEVFQSIANDKSRLTAFVSSTGSAGTIAAADYLKKIHPLLKTVAVEAWECPTLLYNGFGGHRIEGIGDKHVPWVHNVRSTDLVAAIKDEDCMRLLRLFNEDEGRLCLLDQGVSQKTIYRLSLLGISSICNLLATIKLAKYFELDNNDVIFTMFTDSAELYQSRLLEQQNQKGDYSKLQANIDFEGCLKSQVYDNLLELSYWDKKRIHNLKYYTWIEQQGMELDELNAQWSEEYWTEIYEDDVERIEQLIVEFNKIVASI
- the ygeW gene encoding knotted carbamoyltransferase YgeW, with protein sequence MEQDLPKNPELLLEKLKDLNFDLYNKDFLLTWQKSRDDLIAVMTVAEILQALHRIKKPFKVFDYGLAISIFRDQSTRTRFSFASAVNSLGLALSELDEVKSQVAHGETVRETANMISFMTETIGIRDDMFLGYGHTYMKEVAEAVEDGFKAGILAQRPSIINLQCDLDHPTQSLSDLLKLKDYFGGLDKLAGKKIAMSWAYSPSYGKPLSVPQGVITLMTRFGMEVVLAYPEGYDLLPDTIQAAQGFAQESSGSFRISHSMEDAFENADIVYPKSWAPMSVMQQRTKLLQIKDMDGLRELEKSCLANNAMYKGWECTEEMMKLTKYGNALYAHCLPADISGVSCERGEVAASVFDRYRYHTYQEAGFKPFVIAAMILLTKINDPCSRLSSILKH
- a CDS encoding (2Fe-2S)-binding protein; translation: MKINYTTVNGKKIRLKKQDLQRKLIDWLREDLDLTGTKNGCGIGVCGTCTVLLNRQPVRSCITKVEKIIDKEILTIEGLAYPDGSLHPLQQAFIDAGAIQCGFCTPGMILTAHAFLLHNKKINRDNIRKALAANICRCTGYQQIIDAVMLAAKSYSRSK
- a CDS encoding xanthine dehydrogenase family protein molybdopterin-binding subunit: MNSIKDNRQDAKAWRNDAYAKVTGSAKYTDDMKMNGMLHGVPVYTNEIHGKIISINTSEASTKSGVVAVITADDIPGEIKYGQIIRDYPILVKDKICSTGDVVAVIIAKTREQAKAAVPFVKVRTKKLPPVFDPEKALDPKSVLVHEEFGNNIVNHHCIRRGDLSKGEKDSDLIIEQDFETSRIEHSYLEPETALCWLRSDGVMEVYGSMQHPFSTRRFVASTLGVSLSEVEVRSVPMGGGFGGKDDLAAINCARAALVAKITGRPVKITYDREWSFRESYKRHPYKMQYRMGLKKNGKISFVECRLIADGGAYCSVTPWVTWRSTVQCCGPYFVPHVKCDTYGVYTNNIFCGAMRGFGSPQVCFSSEQLIEIAAERLGISEIEMRRINMLRQGSETITGQRLDTHKVSLEEVLDRVIAEIDYHKKRKKCSFGNKNQKEWYGIGLAMSYRGMSLGAEGIDFNSAIINIQNDGSVLLETAVHENGQGAETTMMRILAEELGIDIKRIRYRQPSTSNIPDGGTTVASRGTLMGGGAVVLAAKNLKAKMAKVLASDLSSSPQDIIFKNETLISKDKKKKISFDEAIKIMFNRQEYPYSFGQFQGPSVSWNEKTGQGNAYFTWVYGCQAVELKVIPASNKIILLNMVAAHDIGKAVDIHLLKGQFYGGMTMGAGYGLFEEWKTLKDNQYPANFNQYRVPRSIDMPEMTAIIIENRDPLSPSGAKGIGEPTNELMAPAIANALYAATGKRFTKQPLKLRS